The DNA region TAAGTGTGGACATCCGATGAAACTCAAAACATCAGAAAATAGTAACATTAAGAGCAATTATACCTCAAACCAGCCAGAGAAAAAGAAAAAAAAGAAAGGTAGTTGTATTGGTGGGCTTATTGTAATTATAGCAATAGTTGCAGTTATAGCAGCCATTGGGGGCGGTGGCGACAAAGAAGAAACAAAAAAAACATCTTCTACAAACACTGCTGCGAAAGCTACAGAAGAGTCACAAAAAGAAGCTCAGCCACAAGAAGAAATAATGGAAATCGACCCAGACACTTTACTGACAGATTATGAAGCAAATGAAGTTCGCGGCGATGAGTTATACGACGAAAAGATGATGCGCATCTCTGGCACAGTGGGAAGTATCGGAAAAGATATTATGGAGGATGTGTACATAACTTTTGCCACTGCAGAGGAATATTCAATTACTTCTGTACAGTGTTATTTTAGTGACGATGAGCAAATCAAAAAAGTCATGGAACTTGCGGAAGGTGATATAGTAACCATTGTCGGAAGATGTGATGGAAAATTTGGAAATGTACTTATAAGAGACTGTACATTTGAATAATAAAAAACCGCCCCCTGCGCCAACAGGAGACGGCAAGCATACATCCGAGAATGCATACCCAAATTCATACATATTGTATCATTCTCGGACAGCTACTGCAAGCGGAACACATGTTTCCTGCTGGCTGTTATTTTTATACCATTTTTTAAGGAGGATGATACTATGCCAACAGCTCGTAAATTACCATCCGGGTCATGGCGGTGTCAGGTGTTCAGCCACTACGAGACCGTGACACTTGAAGACGGATCTACAAAAAAGAAGAGGATATATAAATCGTTCACCAGTGACGATCCCAGCAAAGAAGGAAAGAAGCTGGCAGAGCTGGCTGCCACTCAATACGCAGCCGACAGAAAGAAAGCAAGTTCATACTGTTCACTTACTTTCAGAGAGGCCCTAACAGAATATATCAATCAGCGCACATCTGTATTGTCCCCGTCTACTGTACGAGAATACAAGCGTACCCTAAATAGTTCTGTGCCAGGCCTGATGGATATTAAAATATGTGATATTACACAGGAAGATATACAGGAAGCAATTAACATCGAAGCTCGTACACATAAACCAAAGACAGTACGGAATACACACGGGATTATATCGGCGGTACTTCGCACGTATCGCCCTGATTTCGCGCTTAATACTGCGCTGCCTAAGAAGATACGTCCAGAGCTATATATTCCGTCAGACAGCGAAATACGAGTCCTGCTTGATCAGGTAAAAGGGACTGAGATGGAACTCCCTATCCTACTCGCGGCATTCGGTCCAATGAGGCGCGGCGAAATCTGTGCCCTTCACAGCAGAAACATTCACAGTAATATTGTCCATGTATGCGAAAACATGGTCCTGTCTTCTGATCATAAATGGATCATAAGACAGCCCAAAACATATGCAGGTGACAGATATATCGAATTCCCGGATTTCGTAGCTGAAAAGTGGAAGGATAAGGAAGGAAGAATTGTAAACTTAAATCCATGCATGGTCACAGACCGCTTCAGGCACATTTTGGAAAAGTCTAATCTCCCTCATTTTCGCTTTCACGATTTGCGTCATTATTCAGCAAGCATACAACACGCACTCGGGATTCCGGACGTATATATTATGCAGCGCGGAGGATGGGGCAATGATGGAGTCCTAAAAGCAGTATACAGACACGCCCTTGAAGAGAAAGAAAAAGAGATGAACAATCTTGCAAACTCACATTTCATGAACATTATGCAACACGAAATGCAACACGGAAAAAAATAGAGCGCGCAAACGCGCACTCTATAGGCTGCGGGCAACAGGACTTGAACCTGCACGGTCTCCCACCAGAACCTAAATCTGGCGCGTCTGCCAATTCCGCCATGCCCGCGAAACTACTCATGATTATATACCATGCAGTCAATTATTGTCAATGTTTGGTCTTGACTTTTCTAATTTCGCATAGTATATTTAACACATATTAAACATCTGTTATCATATCATAAACCTATGAGCAAGGATAGTAATCATTACAGGAGCTTTTTCAGAGAGCTGCATGCGGTGGAATTGCAGCAAAGCATGTATGACGAATGGGCTTGCGAGGGCAAACTGAAAGGAATGATCCGAGTAGGCGCGACGAAGACCGGTCGTTATCACGGGACGTGTATGAACGTACATGTATAAGCGTATCCTGAATATCAGGGTGAAGTTAGGTGGCACCGCAGGTTTATTACTCCTGTCCTATCAATTTGATAGGGCAGGTTTTTTATTTAATCCAAAAAGCAAAAGAAAGGATGAACAAAATGAGCACAGAAAAGAAAATTCCGTACAAAATTTATCTGGAAGAAAATG from Ruminococcus sp. OA3 includes:
- a CDS encoding site-specific integrase, producing MPTARKLPSGSWRCQVFSHYETVTLEDGSTKKKRIYKSFTSDDPSKEGKKLAELAATQYAADRKKASSYCSLTFREALTEYINQRTSVLSPSTVREYKRTLNSSVPGLMDIKICDITQEDIQEAINIEARTHKPKTVRNTHGIISAVLRTYRPDFALNTALPKKIRPELYIPSDSEIRVLLDQVKGTEMELPILLAAFGPMRRGEICALHSRNIHSNIVHVCENMVLSSDHKWIIRQPKTYAGDRYIEFPDFVAEKWKDKEGRIVNLNPCMVTDRFRHILEKSNLPHFRFHDLRHYSASIQHALGIPDVYIMQRGGWGNDGVLKAVYRHALEEKEKEMNNLANSHFMNIMQHEMQHGKK
- a CDS encoding zinc ribbon domain-containing protein — translated: MAMINCPECGNEVSSLATTCPKCGHPMKLKTSENSNIKSNYTSNQPEKKKKKKGSCIGGLIVIIAIVAVIAAIGGGGDKEETKKTSSTNTAAKATEESQKEAQPQEEIMEIDPDTLLTDYEANEVRGDELYDEKMMRISGTVGSIGKDIMEDVYITFATAEEYSITSVQCYFSDDEQIKKVMELAEGDIVTIVGRCDGKFGNVLIRDCTFE